From Phormidium ambiguum IAM M-71, a single genomic window includes:
- a CDS encoding ABC transporter ATP-binding protein has product MPAICLEQVSLWRRTQEEFSYDLKKTIFSVLSGKYHKPAKKLVLDRIDLTIARGEKVGIIGVNGSGKSTLLKVICGILQPTHGQVKVWGKIAPMIELEAGFDTDLSLFDNIILYGVMLGFSQKEMRQRITSILAFAELEEYVLMPLKNLSSGMVARLGFAIATEVQPDILILDEVLAVGDARFKKKCKQRLKNFWDANATVLLVSHELSLVEQFCDRVIWLDQGKIKYIGSAREVIAYYQDMVSLTTPSFV; this is encoded by the coding sequence ATGCCAGCAATTTGCTTAGAACAAGTATCACTATGGCGCAGAACTCAAGAAGAGTTTTCTTACGACTTGAAGAAAACTATCTTCTCCGTTCTGTCCGGTAAATATCATAAACCCGCCAAAAAGTTAGTCTTAGATCGGATTGATTTAACCATAGCAAGAGGCGAAAAAGTAGGCATCATCGGTGTTAACGGTTCAGGCAAATCTACCCTATTAAAAGTAATTTGCGGGATTTTACAACCTACTCACGGTCAAGTAAAAGTCTGGGGAAAAATTGCCCCAATGATTGAATTGGAAGCAGGTTTTGATACCGACTTGTCTCTGTTTGATAACATTATTTTGTATGGCGTAATGCTAGGATTTTCCCAAAAAGAAATGCGCCAAAGAATCACTTCAATTTTAGCTTTTGCTGAATTAGAAGAATATGTTTTAATGCCTTTAAAAAATTTATCTTCCGGGATGGTAGCGCGGTTAGGTTTTGCGATCGCAACAGAAGTCCAACCAGATATCTTAATTTTAGATGAAGTCCTAGCCGTTGGCGATGCAAGATTTAAAAAGAAATGCAAACAACGCCTAAAAAATTTCTGGGATGCTAATGCAACAGTTTTATTGGTATCTCACGAATTAAGTTTAGTTGAGCAATTTTGCGATCGCGTAATTTGGTTAGATCAAGGAAAAATAAAATATATTGGTTCAGCCCGTGAAGTAATCGCTTACTATCAAGATATGGTCAGTTTAACCACCCCCAGTTTCGTGTAA